CCTGGCCGGATCATTTATTGTGGCGCCTGTTGGCAAACAGGAACTGTGGGCTTGCGGCGTTACTTACCTGCGTAGCAAAGTGGGTCGGCAGGAAGAATCAAAATTGTCTGGCGGCGCAGATTTTTACGCGAAAGTGTATGAAGCCGAAAGGCCTGAAATTTTTTTCAAGGCTACAGCCAACCGCATTGTCGGGCCCGGTGAAAAAGTGAAAATCAGAAAAGATTCCAGCTGGGATGTGCCGGAGCCGGAACTGACACTGGTAGTTACCTCATCCGGAAAGATTATTGGCTACACAATTGGAAATGACATGAGCAGCAGAAGTATTGAAGGAGAAAACCCACTCTACCTGCCACAGGCAAAAACATATGATGCATGCGCAGCCATCGGCCCTTGCATTTATATTACCGAGGAACCACTGAACAGCGATACTATGATCAGGCTTGAAATCAACAGGAACAACACCAATGAATTCAGCGATAAGATTTCCATCAGCCAGATGAAACGCACACTGCAGGAGCTGGTGGGATATGTATTTCGTGAATGTTCATTTCCTTATGGTTGCTTAATTATGACCGGCACCGGCATTGTGCCAGGCAATGATTTCACATTAAGGTCCGGTGATGAGATCAAAATAACAATCGATAATATTGGGACG
This portion of the Pseudobacter ginsenosidimutans genome encodes:
- a CDS encoding fumarylacetoacetate hydrolase family protein, whose translation is MKLYKTKNGVIIENDESLFEVQVQDWDNFINDDNLFKTINSLLSSGHGTKKDSLAGSFIVAPVGKQELWACGVTYLRSKVGRQEESKLSGGADFYAKVYEAERPEIFFKATANRIVGPGEKVKIRKDSSWDVPEPELTLVVTSSGKIIGYTIGNDMSSRSIEGENPLYLPQAKTYDACAAIGPCIYITEEPLNSDTMIRLEINRNNTNEFSDKISISQMKRTLQELVGYVFRECSFPYGCLIMTGTGIVPGNDFTLRSGDEIKITIDNIGTLVNTVS